The genomic segment CCGATTTAACAGCAAGGGCATCGCATTTACCAAAACCAGGAGAGACCGTTTTTGGTCAGTCATTTCGAACAGGTGCAGGCGGGAAAGGAAGCAATCAAGCAGTCGGAGCGGCACGACTAGGTGCAGAAGTAACTTTAGTGACTAAGCTAGGAGACGATGCTTTTGGGAAATTGGCATTGGAGCATTTTACAAAAGAACAGATTGATACTTCGCAAATTGCTATTGATAAAGAAATGCCCACAGGATCTGCGTTGATAGCAGTCGATGACCAGAGTGAAAATATGATTGTTGTGACAGCAGGTGCGTGTGGAAAGATTAAAAGAGAGGAAATTGAACAAGCAGAAGAAAAGCTGGCTGACGTTGCGATTGCACTAACACAGCTAGAGACTAATTTGGATGCTGTGGAAAGGACTTTGGAATTAGCAGAGAAACATCATATTCCGGTTATTTTAAATCCAGCTCCTTATCAAGCGATACCGAATGAATGGCTAAAGAAAGCAGCTTATATAACACCAAATGAAACAGAAGCAGCTCAATTAACGGGTATACGTTTAGAGACTGAAGAAGACGCAAGGTTAGCGGCAGAAAAATTGTACCAAATGGGAGTTGCAAATGTTGTTATCACTTTAGGTAAAAAAGGATGCTTTTTGTATAATGAAGAATAT from the Carnobacterium inhibens subsp. inhibens DSM 13024 genome contains:
- the rbsK gene encoding ribokinase; the protein is MKKNKIFVMGSYVTDLTARASHLPKPGETVFGQSFRTGAGGKGSNQAVGAARLGAEVTLVTKLGDDAFGKLALEHFTKEQIDTSQIAIDKEMPTGSALIAVDDQSENMIVVTAGACGKIKREEIEQAEEKLADVAIALTQLETNLDAVERTLELAEKHHIPVILNPAPYQAIPNEWLKKAAYITPNETEAAQLTGIRLETEEDARLAAEKLYQMGVANVVITLGKKGCFLYNEEYKGKVFPGLIMDAVDTTGAGDAFNGGLAYALANEVELIEALQFANIVGALAVTKEGTAQAMPTLAEVETCLKQSLLEVKS